A single region of the Solwaraspora sp. WMMD791 genome encodes:
- a CDS encoding ImmA/IrrE family metallo-endopeptidase yields the protein MAPRRHQLAELSVCSGVSLAVLVGDVPVNNVARVLRSSASVLEEDIQAACRRAEDALEDLKLLLAWYPQEAIRTSEAADYARRAVATGSFAKGVAAQTAERLRDLLDLDDEEPVGDIAELIENLGAAVIFEPLPEPIQGVTVRDLSQDSWQAVVLVNSTTWWGRQRYTLAHELCHILYRDSHGVFVNRKDDEDMDDAEIRAESFARHFLAPDLAVREFWSEHAPRGVYDTYGVALAKFMMHFGLSRRASVRTLVEVADVPEEAMGPYTRTGARIETIMREAGLEEQWNRECATQHARGASNWCLSMALDAYRQSLVGVPTVARVLGRSTELVEVERELCEQGYRPTPR from the coding sequence GTGGCCCCTCGCCGCCACCAGCTGGCGGAGTTGTCGGTCTGTAGCGGTGTCTCTCTTGCTGTGCTCGTGGGTGATGTGCCGGTGAATAACGTAGCCAGGGTTCTCCGCTCCAGCGCGAGTGTGCTGGAGGAGGATATCCAAGCGGCCTGCCGCCGGGCCGAGGACGCGCTTGAAGACTTGAAGCTCTTGCTGGCTTGGTATCCGCAGGAAGCGATTCGTACAAGCGAGGCCGCAGACTATGCACGTCGTGCTGTCGCGACCGGTTCGTTCGCCAAAGGCGTGGCTGCTCAAACTGCTGAGCGGCTACGTGATCTGCTTGACCTGGATGACGAAGAGCCCGTTGGCGATATTGCCGAGCTTATCGAAAATCTCGGTGCAGCTGTCATATTCGAGCCTCTGCCTGAACCTATTCAAGGCGTAACCGTGCGAGATCTATCGCAGGATTCTTGGCAGGCTGTTGTGCTGGTGAACAGTACTACCTGGTGGGGTCGGCAGCGGTATACCTTAGCTCATGAGCTATGCCATATTCTCTATCGAGACAGCCATGGTGTCTTCGTGAATCGCAAGGACGATGAGGATATGGATGATGCTGAGATCAGGGCTGAGTCGTTTGCTCGACACTTTCTTGCTCCGGATTTGGCCGTTCGGGAATTCTGGTCGGAGCATGCGCCAAGAGGGGTTTACGACACGTACGGCGTTGCTCTCGCAAAGTTCATGATGCATTTCGGACTTAGTCGTCGCGCTAGCGTGCGCACTCTAGTCGAGGTTGCGGATGTTCCCGAAGAAGCCATGGGGCCGTATACGAGAACGGGCGCTCGAATTGAGACTATAATGCGCGAGGCGGGGCTTGAGGAGCAGTGGAACCGGGAGTGCGCGACGCAGCATGCCCGTGGTGCCTCGAACTGGTGTCTCTCGATGGCCCTCGACGCCTACCGGCAGAGTCTGGTTGGAGTTCCGACTGTTGCGAGAGTGCTTGGTCGTTCAACGGAGCTGGTAGAGGTCGAGCGCGAGCTGTGTGAGCAGGGCTATCGGCCTACACCACGGTGA
- the istB gene encoding IS21-like element helper ATPase IstB, with protein sequence MASRTTGNRNVSSEIAFLTRALKAPSLAASVDRLAERARAESWTHEEFLAACLQREVAAREAHGGEGRIRAARFPARKSLEEFDFEHQRSLKRETIAHLGTLDFVASKENVVFLGPPGTGKTHLSIGLGIRACQAGHRVAFATAAQWVSRLADAHHAGRLQDELVKLGRIPLVIVDEVGYIPFEAEAANLFFQLVSNRYERASLIVTSNKPFGRWGEVFGDDVVAAAMIDRLVHHAEVISMKGDSYRLKDRDLGRVPAATKTND encoded by the coding sequence ATGGCCTCCAGAACGACCGGCAACCGCAACGTCTCCTCCGAGATCGCTTTCCTCACCCGTGCGTTGAAGGCGCCCTCGTTGGCGGCGTCGGTGGACCGGCTCGCGGAGCGGGCCCGGGCGGAGTCGTGGACGCACGAGGAGTTCCTCGCCGCCTGTCTGCAACGCGAAGTGGCGGCCCGGGAGGCCCACGGCGGTGAGGGACGTATCCGGGCGGCGAGGTTCCCGGCACGCAAGAGCCTGGAGGAGTTCGACTTCGAACACCAGCGGTCGTTGAAGCGGGAGACGATCGCCCACCTGGGCACTCTGGACTTCGTGGCGTCGAAGGAGAACGTCGTGTTCCTGGGGCCGCCCGGCACCGGCAAGACCCACCTGTCCATCGGTCTCGGTATCCGGGCCTGCCAGGCCGGACACCGGGTCGCGTTCGCCACCGCCGCTCAGTGGGTGTCCCGTCTCGCTGACGCCCACCACGCCGGCCGGCTGCAGGACGAGCTCGTCAAACTCGGCCGGATCCCGCTGGTGATCGTCGACGAGGTCGGCTACATCCCCTTCGAAGCCGAAGCGGCGAACCTGTTCTTCCAGTTGGTTTCGAACCGCTACGAACGTGCCTCGCTGATTGTCACCAGTAACAAGCCCTTCGGCCGGTGGGGAGAGGTCTTCGGTGATGACGTCGTCGCCGCGGCCATGATCGACCGGCTTGTTCACCACGCCGAGGTCATCTCGATGAAGGGCGACAGCTACCGGCTCAAGGACCGCGACCTCGGCCGCGTCCCGGCAGCGACCAAGACCAACGACTGA
- the istA gene encoding IS21 family transposase — protein sequence MLSVEDWAEIRRLRRSEGMAIQAIARRLRMSRNTVKKALASDEPPRYRRAAKGSIVDAVEPQIRALLAEFPDMPSTVIMERVGWTRGKTVFCDRVQRLRPLFRRPDPAQRTEYLPGELAQCDLWFPPADVPLGFGQVGRPPVMVMVSGYSRWLTAVMIPSRQSADLLVGHWTLISGWGRVPRTLVWDNESAVGQWRAGRPQLTEAMNGFRGTLGIRVLQCRPADPEAKGLVERANGYLETSFLPGRRFSSPRDFNAQLAEWLVRANQRRHRVLGCRPVDRWEADRAAMLTLPPVAPVVGWRRSTRLPRDHYVRLDGNDYSVHPMVVGRRVDVVADADRVQVLCEGRLVARHDRCWARHQSITDPAHRQAAADLRTAARQAPAPAVTAEVEHRRLADYDRMFGVDAEAAA from the coding sequence GCGGCTGCGGCGGTCGGAGGGTATGGCGATTCAGGCCATCGCACGGCGGTTGAGGATGTCTCGCAACACCGTGAAGAAGGCGTTGGCCAGTGATGAGCCGCCGCGGTACCGACGGGCTGCGAAGGGCTCGATCGTGGACGCGGTCGAGCCGCAGATCAGGGCGTTGTTGGCGGAGTTCCCGGACATGCCCTCGACGGTGATCATGGAACGGGTCGGGTGGACCCGTGGGAAGACGGTGTTCTGTGACCGGGTGCAGCGGCTGCGGCCGTTGTTCCGCCGGCCTGACCCGGCGCAGCGCACCGAGTACCTGCCGGGTGAGCTGGCGCAGTGTGATCTGTGGTTCCCGCCGGCGGACGTGCCCCTGGGGTTCGGTCAGGTCGGACGGCCGCCGGTGATGGTGATGGTGTCCGGGTACTCGCGGTGGCTGACGGCGGTGATGATCCCGTCCCGGCAGTCGGCGGATCTGCTGGTCGGACACTGGACGTTGATCTCCGGGTGGGGTCGGGTGCCCAGGACGTTGGTATGGGACAACGAGTCCGCGGTCGGCCAGTGGCGTGCCGGCAGGCCGCAGTTGACCGAGGCGATGAACGGCTTCCGTGGCACTCTCGGGATCCGCGTGCTCCAGTGCCGGCCGGCGGACCCGGAAGCCAAAGGCCTGGTGGAGCGGGCGAACGGCTATCTGGAGACGTCGTTCCTGCCCGGGCGCCGGTTCAGCTCGCCCCGGGACTTCAACGCCCAGCTTGCCGAATGGCTGGTACGGGCGAACCAGCGTCGGCACCGGGTGCTGGGCTGCCGGCCGGTGGACCGGTGGGAGGCCGACCGAGCGGCGATGCTGACGCTGCCGCCGGTCGCGCCGGTGGTCGGCTGGCGGCGGAGCACCCGTCTGCCCCGCGACCACTACGTCCGGCTGGACGGCAACGACTACTCGGTGCACCCGATGGTGGTGGGCCGCCGGGTCGACGTGGTCGCTGACGCCGACCGGGTGCAGGTGCTCTGCGAGGGCCGTCTCGTCGCCCGGCACGACCGGTGCTGGGCGCGGCATCAGAGCATCACCGACCCGGCTCACCGTCAGGCCGCCGCCGATCTGCGGACCGCCGCGCGGCAGGCGCCGGCACCGGCGGTCACGGCCGAGGTGGAGCACCGCAGGTTGGCCGACTACGACCGCATGTTCGGTGTCGATGCCGAGGCGGCCGCGTGA